Proteins co-encoded in one Pseudarthrobacter chlorophenolicus A6 genomic window:
- a CDS encoding flavodoxin domain-containing protein, which produces MSRIYIPYGTTEGQTAKIAEFIADVFQAHGHEATAADIKEAGDAIPDGYDAVLVGASVHVGKHEKYVGDFVRKNLKTLERLPSALFSVSMAAHGDTESAEGYVGKFEDETGWRPAQVGLFSGAIPYTHYGFVKRLIMKRIASSQGSPDTDTSRDYVYTEWDAVKHFAEDFLARLQPAA; this is translated from the coding sequence ATGAGCAGGATCTACATTCCCTACGGGACCACCGAGGGGCAGACGGCGAAGATCGCCGAGTTCATCGCGGATGTGTTCCAGGCACACGGCCATGAGGCCACAGCGGCGGATATCAAGGAGGCCGGCGACGCGATCCCGGACGGGTACGACGCTGTCCTGGTGGGCGCCTCAGTCCACGTGGGCAAGCACGAGAAGTACGTGGGGGATTTCGTCCGGAAGAACCTGAAAACCCTGGAGCGGCTGCCGTCCGCGCTGTTCTCGGTGAGCATGGCGGCGCACGGCGACACCGAAAGCGCCGAGGGCTACGTGGGCAAATTCGAGGACGAAACCGGGTGGCGCCCCGCGCAGGTGGGCCTGTTCAGCGGCGCCATCCCCTACACGCATTACGGGTTCGTCAAGCGCCTCATCATGAAACGGATCGCCAGCAGCCAGGGATCCCCGGACACCGACACGTCCCGCGATTACGTCTACACGGAGTGGGACGCCGTGAAGCATTTCGCGGAGGATTTCCTGGCGCGGCTGCAGCCCGCGGCCTAG
- a CDS encoding SLC13 family permease — MTNTVQQPNRTAKETPEQESPEQRSPRNNRRRRILLVSVVGIALLGVLALVLAGGVFNQAPTGESEHSMTAVQIIPLIILVVMFVVATKWPLNIGVMGLVASFGVGYFMLGMDDKEILADFPANIVITIIGVTYFFSMAQRNGTIDIIVQTCVRLVRGKTLLLPWVFFLMAAALTALGTFSPAAVALLAPAAIGLAYESRIHPVLMGAFIINGAHAGGFSPLSVAGVLVHDIAVKNGFPISQGSLFIASFAINLILSALTVVLFGLLGKLRDGDGVHGDLETPAMGRPHGQQVLTLALIGALLVCALGFHMPIGFVALSAGLLLAFVNIKEHKTFIGGISWSTVLLVAGMITYISLLQHVGVIDTLADMALALGAPLLVALVLCYVIGVGSAFASSTALLTAFIPLAGPLLASSTLSSSGTVAALAIAATVVDVSPFSTDGALVVANAREDDRQRVYKQLMMCAGGVVLIAPALAWALLVPTGIM; from the coding sequence ATGACTAACACTGTTCAACAGCCCAACCGCACCGCAAAGGAAACTCCGGAACAGGAGTCCCCGGAACAGCGGTCCCCGCGCAACAACCGCCGCCGCCGTATCCTGCTGGTGTCGGTGGTCGGCATCGCCCTCCTTGGTGTGCTTGCCCTCGTCCTGGCGGGGGGCGTCTTCAACCAGGCGCCCACCGGGGAATCGGAGCACAGCATGACCGCGGTACAGATCATCCCGCTCATCATCCTGGTGGTGATGTTCGTGGTGGCCACCAAGTGGCCGCTGAACATCGGCGTGATGGGGCTGGTGGCCTCCTTCGGCGTTGGCTATTTCATGCTGGGCATGGATGACAAGGAAATCCTCGCGGACTTCCCCGCCAACATCGTCATCACCATCATCGGCGTGACCTACTTCTTCAGCATGGCGCAGCGCAACGGCACCATCGACATCATCGTCCAGACCTGCGTCCGCCTGGTCCGGGGCAAGACGCTCCTGCTCCCGTGGGTGTTCTTCCTGATGGCCGCAGCCCTGACCGCGCTTGGCACTTTCTCCCCCGCCGCCGTCGCTCTCCTGGCACCGGCCGCCATCGGCCTGGCCTATGAGTCCCGCATCCACCCCGTCCTGATGGGCGCGTTCATCATCAACGGCGCCCACGCCGGCGGCTTCTCCCCGCTGTCCGTGGCCGGCGTGCTGGTGCATGACATCGCCGTCAAGAACGGCTTCCCCATCTCGCAGGGCTCACTGTTCATCGCAAGCTTCGCCATCAACCTCATCCTGTCCGCCCTGACCGTGGTCCTCTTCGGCCTGCTGGGCAAGCTGCGCGACGGCGACGGCGTGCACGGAGACCTTGAGACTCCCGCCATGGGCCGCCCGCACGGCCAGCAGGTCCTCACCCTGGCGCTCATCGGCGCCCTGCTGGTCTGCGCCCTCGGCTTCCACATGCCCATCGGCTTCGTGGCCCTCAGCGCCGGGCTTCTCCTGGCGTTCGTCAACATCAAGGAGCACAAGACCTTCATCGGCGGCATCTCCTGGTCCACCGTGCTGCTGGTGGCTGGCATGATCACCTACATCTCCCTCCTGCAGCACGTTGGCGTCATCGACACCCTCGCCGATATGGCGCTGGCCCTGGGCGCACCGCTGCTGGTGGCACTGGTCCTCTGCTACGTCATCGGCGTCGGCTCGGCCTTTGCCAGCTCGACGGCGCTGCTCACCGCGTTCATCCCACTGGCGGGGCCGCTGCTGGCCAGCAGCACGCTGAGCTCCTCCGGCACGGTGGCCGCACTCGCCATCGCCGCCACCGTGGTGGACGTTTCCCCGTTCTCCACCGACGGCGCCCTGGTGGTGGCCAACGCCCGGGAAGACGACCGGCAGCGTGTCTACAAGCAGCTCATGATGTGCGCCGGCGGCGTGGTCCTCATCGCCCCCGCACTGGCCTGGGCACTGCTGGTTCCCACCGGCATCATGTAA
- a CDS encoding PrpF domain-containing protein — MKIEAEWMRGGTSKCWVFEAGHLGEGNSLDSLLPRVFGSPDSRQIDGVGGATSTTSKAMILHRPDDEGIDVDFTFAQVGIEEAAVDWGSNCGNCSAVVGLYAIEKGWVVPTGDVTRIVTRNTNTGQVIIQRVATPAGALPIVPDAQMPGVPFPGYRVGLGFQDPAGKTTGALLPTGSATDTITAGGTRWTVSMVDAGAPVVIVRAEDLGLDPARYENWQAGVELQLDTLDQIRRQAAVRMGLAPTTAQAARAIPKLAIAAFPVADQAQPTDGSDINVMMLSMGRPHPALAITGSIALTLAARTPGTVLHHMTGGTQCAALKLRTPAGVLETWTEEKDGAVIVGVDRTARTIATTVIHLPEALGNAAEEALAGATR; from the coding sequence ATGAAGATCGAAGCAGAGTGGATGCGCGGAGGCACCAGCAAATGCTGGGTGTTCGAAGCCGGCCATCTGGGCGAAGGCAACAGCCTGGACTCGCTGCTCCCCCGTGTATTCGGCAGCCCGGACTCGCGGCAGATCGACGGCGTGGGCGGAGCAACCTCAACCACCAGCAAGGCCATGATCCTGCACCGTCCCGACGACGAGGGAATCGACGTCGACTTCACGTTCGCCCAGGTGGGCATTGAAGAGGCGGCAGTGGACTGGGGCAGCAACTGCGGCAACTGCTCGGCAGTGGTGGGGCTCTACGCCATCGAAAAAGGATGGGTGGTGCCCACCGGCGACGTCACCAGGATCGTCACCCGCAACACCAACACCGGCCAGGTCATCATCCAGCGGGTAGCCACCCCCGCCGGCGCCCTGCCAATCGTCCCCGACGCGCAGATGCCGGGCGTCCCGTTCCCCGGCTACCGCGTGGGGCTCGGCTTCCAGGACCCCGCCGGAAAGACCACCGGCGCGCTGCTGCCCACCGGTTCCGCAACGGACACCATCACCGCCGGCGGAACCCGCTGGACAGTGTCCATGGTGGACGCCGGCGCCCCCGTGGTGATCGTCCGCGCCGAGGACCTCGGCCTGGACCCGGCCCGCTACGAAAACTGGCAGGCCGGCGTCGAACTTCAACTCGACACGCTGGACCAGATCCGGCGCCAGGCAGCCGTCCGCATGGGCCTGGCCCCCACCACCGCCCAGGCGGCCCGGGCCATCCCGAAGCTTGCCATCGCCGCCTTCCCGGTAGCCGACCAGGCACAACCAACAGATGGCAGCGACATCAACGTCATGATGCTCTCGATGGGCCGGCCCCACCCGGCGCTGGCCATCACCGGCAGCATCGCCCTGACGCTGGCGGCCCGCACCCCGGGAACCGTCCTGCACCACATGACCGGCGGCACGCAGTGTGCCGCGCTGAAGCTGCGGACCCCCGCCGGGGTCCTCGAGACCTGGACCGAAGAGAAGGACGGCGCCGTGATTGTCGGCGTCGACCGCACGGCCCGGACCATCGCCACCACCGTGATCCACCTCCCGGAGGCCCTCGGCAACGCTGCCGAGGAGGCCCTCGCGGGAGCCACTCGATGA
- a CDS encoding BCCT family transporter, producing the protein MSATPGTRTISKPPGQPPEAVNEPDGKGAGRPPGAANHRVTPWVFWPAAGIIFLFVLFATIFPAAATDLFGSIQGNVIKWFGWYYVAAIAVFVAFALWIGLSRYGDIKLGKDEDEPEFSVMSWFALLFAAGMGIGLVFFGVAEPLNHFAAPRPGLEGSPLVLAQQAMTQTYLHWGLHAWAIYVVVGVSIAYAVHRRNRPISIRWTLEPLLGRRRVAGAWGNLIDVVALVGTLFGVATSLGLGVLQISSGLEQANIVQATTMTQIGLILCIITLTIVSVVSGVGKGMKWLSNTNLILAGLLMLVVLFTGPTLFLLREFVQSIGHYLQNVVGLTFNTLAFSGAEGEAWQAAWTTFYWGWWISWAPFVGIFIARISKGRTVRQFVAGVLLVPTTVGFLWFSVLGGAAIHRELFGSGGLISDDGTVDTEGALFNLLGSLPGGTILTVGAILLIAIFFITSADSGALVMGMISTGGDVEPKNWLRIFWALASAAVAIALLLANGLQAIQTAAILTAVPFSVVIILMCISTAKAFHLEHATLMRAQRKLGRDQMTAHVTEHVTEHVQETMADSVQEHYQEHLADQVQDQISEAVEAQLSERAATEASATDAPAGEPAAGRRKP; encoded by the coding sequence ATGTCCGCCACACCAGGCACAAGGACCATCAGCAAACCACCAGGGCAGCCGCCCGAGGCCGTGAACGAGCCGGACGGGAAAGGCGCGGGGCGGCCACCCGGGGCCGCCAACCACAGGGTCACGCCATGGGTCTTCTGGCCCGCAGCAGGCATTATCTTCCTGTTTGTCCTGTTCGCCACGATCTTCCCGGCAGCGGCCACGGATCTGTTCGGCAGCATCCAGGGCAACGTCATCAAGTGGTTTGGCTGGTACTACGTGGCGGCCATTGCCGTGTTCGTGGCGTTTGCCCTGTGGATCGGCCTGAGCCGTTACGGCGACATCAAGCTGGGCAAGGACGAGGACGAACCCGAGTTCTCGGTGATGTCCTGGTTCGCGCTCCTGTTCGCTGCAGGGATGGGCATCGGCCTCGTCTTCTTCGGGGTGGCAGAGCCGCTGAACCACTTCGCCGCTCCACGTCCGGGCCTGGAGGGTTCGCCGCTCGTGCTCGCGCAGCAGGCCATGACGCAGACTTATCTGCACTGGGGCCTGCACGCCTGGGCCATCTACGTGGTGGTGGGCGTGTCCATCGCGTACGCGGTGCACCGGCGGAACCGCCCCATCTCCATCCGCTGGACACTTGAACCCCTGCTGGGCCGGCGGCGGGTTGCCGGCGCCTGGGGCAACCTCATTGACGTGGTGGCCCTGGTGGGAACCCTGTTCGGCGTGGCCACGTCCCTGGGCCTCGGGGTGCTGCAGATCTCGTCCGGCCTGGAACAGGCCAACATCGTCCAGGCCACCACCATGACGCAGATCGGCCTGATCCTCTGCATCATCACCCTGACCATCGTTTCGGTGGTGTCCGGCGTGGGCAAGGGCATGAAGTGGCTGTCCAACACCAACCTGATCCTGGCCGGGCTGCTGATGCTGGTGGTGCTGTTCACCGGCCCCACGCTGTTCCTGCTGCGTGAGTTCGTCCAGTCCATCGGGCACTACCTGCAGAACGTGGTTGGCCTGACCTTCAACACCTTGGCCTTTTCCGGCGCCGAAGGTGAAGCCTGGCAGGCCGCCTGGACCACCTTCTACTGGGGCTGGTGGATCTCCTGGGCCCCGTTCGTGGGCATCTTCATCGCCCGCATCTCGAAGGGCCGCACGGTCCGGCAGTTCGTGGCCGGCGTCCTGCTGGTACCAACAACAGTGGGCTTCCTGTGGTTCTCCGTGCTGGGCGGAGCGGCGATCCACCGCGAACTCTTCGGCTCCGGCGGCCTGATCAGCGATGACGGCACGGTGGACACCGAGGGAGCATTGTTCAACCTGTTGGGCAGCCTCCCCGGCGGAACCATCCTCACTGTTGGCGCCATCCTGCTGATTGCCATCTTCTTCATCACCTCAGCAGACTCCGGGGCCCTGGTAATGGGCATGATTTCCACGGGTGGCGATGTAGAGCCCAAAAACTGGTTGCGCATTTTCTGGGCGCTGGCGTCTGCGGCTGTTGCCATTGCCCTGCTCCTGGCGAACGGCCTGCAGGCCATCCAGACCGCGGCGATCCTGACGGCGGTGCCGTTCAGTGTGGTCATCATCCTCATGTGCATCTCCACGGCCAAGGCCTTCCACCTGGAGCACGCCACCCTGATGCGTGCGCAGCGGAAGTTAGGCCGCGACCAGATGACCGCCCACGTGACCGAACACGTCACCGAGCATGTGCAGGAGACCATGGCCGACTCGGTCCAGGAGCACTACCAGGAGCACCTGGCAGACCAGGTCCAGGACCAGATCAGCGAAGCAGTGGAGGCCCAGCTGAGCGAGCGGGCGGCCACAGAGGCTTCCGCAACCGATGCACCGGCCGGCGAACCCGCCGCAGGGCGCCGCAAACCCTAG
- a CDS encoding LysR family transcriptional regulator, producing MLHDDDAQLFDMRRLAVLLEVVEQGSITAAADLMMYSPSAVSQQLRKLEQEVGQPLLTRRSRGVVPTEAGQVLAGHARQILRQMKAAQSDLDQIAGLKRGALTVGTFPTLAGSFLPIVIRAFKKRYPAISLSLRSARFDELVADLQSGVTGLCLLWDYPWNRFQNDSIRVTEVFRESTVILVAASHPLAEQDQVGMEDLRNESWIVRAEAHPVVEVLQRSAHDAGFEPTIGFLANDYQEAQAMVSVGMGVAMVPKTAVALQHPDVRVLSLGDEAPLRRVLLAQRQDKVYAPAEVAFQTTLLEIARERAGDYL from the coding sequence ATGCTTCACGACGACGATGCGCAGCTTTTCGATATGCGCCGCCTGGCGGTGCTCCTGGAGGTAGTGGAGCAGGGATCCATCACTGCTGCGGCGGATTTGATGATGTATTCGCCGTCCGCCGTGTCCCAGCAGCTGCGCAAGCTGGAGCAGGAAGTGGGGCAGCCGCTCCTGACCCGCCGCTCCCGCGGGGTGGTGCCCACCGAGGCGGGCCAGGTGCTGGCCGGGCACGCGCGCCAGATCCTCCGGCAGATGAAGGCGGCACAGTCAGACTTGGACCAGATCGCCGGGCTCAAGCGGGGAGCCCTGACCGTAGGCACCTTCCCTACGCTCGCTGGATCCTTCCTGCCCATCGTCATCCGTGCCTTCAAGAAGCGGTACCCGGCCATCAGCCTGTCGCTGCGCAGCGCCCGCTTCGACGAGCTGGTGGCGGATCTGCAGTCCGGTGTGACGGGGCTCTGCCTGTTGTGGGACTACCCGTGGAACAGGTTCCAGAACGATTCCATCCGGGTCACCGAGGTGTTCCGCGAAAGCACCGTCATCCTGGTGGCGGCCAGCCACCCGCTCGCCGAGCAGGATCAGGTGGGCATGGAGGACCTGCGCAACGAGTCCTGGATTGTCCGTGCGGAGGCACACCCGGTGGTGGAGGTCCTGCAGCGTTCCGCACACGACGCCGGGTTCGAACCCACCATCGGCTTCCTCGCCAACGACTACCAGGAAGCCCAGGCCATGGTGAGTGTGGGAATGGGCGTGGCCATGGTGCCCAAAACCGCCGTCGCCCTCCAACACCCTGACGTCCGCGTGCTCAGCCTCGGCGACGAAGCGCCGCTGCGCCGCGTCCTGCTGGCCCAGCGCCAGGACAAGGTCTACGCCCCGGCCGAAGTGGCTTTCCAGACCACGCTGCTGGAGATCGCCCGCGAACGGGCCGGCGACTACCTTTAG